Proteins encoded in a region of the Thermofilaceae archaeon genome:
- the xylB gene encoding xylulokinase, with the protein MGIDVGTTGSKVLLIDERGRVIASHTTEYPLYTPRVGWTEQNPEDWWAATVQSIRAVLEKARAKPEDVEGVGLTGQMHGLVMLDESFKVIRPAILWNDQRTGEEAAYINSKIGLDRIIAITGNIAHTGFTAPKLLWVKRHEPQNFARMRKFMLPKDYVGFKLTGEVRTDVNDASGTSLFDVKSRRWSYELVEELSIPSEALPEVLESPEVRGEVTSEAGEATGLRKGTPVVAGAGDQGAAGVGAGVVEEGIVSVNIGTSGVVFTHSDSYRYDPKGRLHAFCHAVPGAWHLMGVMLSAGGSFRWFRDKLGQLERGLADLLGVDPYELLTREAEQAPPGSEGLIFLPYLAGERTPHADPYARGVFFGLSLKHGRQHMVRAILEGVCYGLRDSLELMKALGIKPREVRVLGGGARSALWRQILADVYACDVYTMEVDEGSSFGAAILASVGTRAYPNVREAVKSMVRTRDEVKHNPANSALYEKYYRLYTALYPALKEHFKALADVLG; encoded by the coding sequence ATGGGGATTGACGTGGGGACGACTGGATCCAAGGTCCTCCTTATTGATGAGCGGGGGCGCGTGATCGCTTCGCACACGACGGAGTACCCTCTGTACACGCCTAGGGTCGGTTGGACTGAGCAGAACCCGGAGGATTGGTGGGCTGCAACCGTCCAATCGATCCGCGCTGTCCTGGAGAAAGCCCGCGCGAAGCCGGAGGACGTTGAGGGCGTTGGGCTCACCGGCCAGATGCACGGCCTCGTGATGCTCGACGAGAGCTTCAAAGTGATCAGGCCAGCGATCCTCTGGAACGATCAGCGGACGGGGGAGGAGGCCGCCTACATCAACTCGAAGATCGGGCTCGACAGGATCATCGCTATAACGGGCAACATAGCCCACACCGGCTTCACCGCGCCCAAGCTCCTCTGGGTGAAGAGGCACGAGCCCCAGAACTTCGCGAGGATGCGTAAGTTCATGCTGCCTAAGGACTACGTTGGCTTCAAGCTGACCGGCGAGGTTAGGACGGACGTCAACGACGCCTCGGGTACGTCGCTCTTCGACGTGAAGAGTAGGCGCTGGTCGTACGAGCTGGTTGAAGAGCTCAGCATACCCAGCGAAGCGCTGCCTGAGGTACTCGAGTCACCGGAGGTCAGGGGGGAGGTGACTTCGGAGGCCGGTGAAGCGACGGGGTTGAGGAAGGGTACACCGGTGGTCGCCGGAGCGGGGGATCAGGGCGCCGCGGGCGTCGGCGCGGGCGTAGTGGAGGAGGGGATCGTCTCGGTGAACATCGGGACCTCCGGGGTTGTCTTCACCCACAGCGACAGCTACCGCTACGACCCGAAGGGCAGGCTGCACGCCTTCTGCCACGCCGTCCCCGGCGCATGGCACCTGATGGGGGTGATGCTGTCGGCTGGCGGCAGCTTCAGGTGGTTCAGGGATAAGCTGGGCCAGCTCGAAAGGGGGTTGGCGGATCTACTCGGCGTGGACCCCTACGAGCTCCTAACCAGAGAGGCGGAGCAGGCTCCACCGGGCTCGGAGGGCCTCATCTTCCTACCCTACCTCGCTGGGGAGCGCACGCCACACGCCGACCCCTACGCTAGGGGCGTCTTCTTCGGCCTCTCCCTGAAGCACGGCAGGCAGCACATGGTTAGGGCCATCCTTGAGGGCGTGTGCTACGGCTTGAGGGATTCACTGGAGCTGATGAAGGCTCTAGGCATCAAGCCTCGTGAAGTGCGGGTGCTAGGCGGCGGCGCGCGCAGCGCTCTCTGGAGGCAGATCCTAGCGGACGTGTACGCCTGCGACGTGTACACGATGGAGGTCGACGAGGGCTCCTCCTTCGGCGCGGCCATCCTGGCGAGCGTTGGAACGAGAGCCTACCCCAACGTGAGAGAGGCTGTCAAGTCAATGGTCCGCACGCGCGACGAGGTGAAGCACAACCCAGCTAACAGCGCCCTCTACGAGAAGTACTACAGGCTCTACACGGCCCTCTACCCGGCTCTGAAGGAGCACTTCAAAGCGCTGGCCGACGTACTCGGCTAG
- a CDS encoding ribulose-phosphate 3-epimerase — protein MRKPLLSGSILDADFAELLRHVEAAIRGGVDLLHFDVADTSFTPTVSFGPRVAACLLRRVKVPGEAHIMVKDPDPLIRQLSEAGVSRVYLHAEASRSPFRLLAGVRDLGLEPAIALNPVTSVGSVELLLPEVSAVLVLLVEPGLGGQKMLRSALRKVSQLRELREREGYGYLIAADGGIKAENVGDVVRAGADIVVVGSAIFASGDPEAAAREVKARMLEHVGGAPVDLGRERPRPQPP, from the coding sequence GTGCGCAAGCCGCTGCTCTCGGGCTCGATCCTCGACGCGGACTTCGCCGAACTGCTGCGGCACGTGGAGGCTGCCATAAGGGGTGGAGTGGACCTGCTCCACTTCGACGTGGCGGACACGAGCTTCACACCCACGGTCAGCTTCGGGCCCCGCGTGGCCGCTTGCCTCCTCAGGAGGGTGAAAGTACCTGGTGAAGCGCACATCATGGTGAAAGACCCCGACCCGCTGATCCGCCAGCTCTCCGAGGCGGGGGTCTCCAGGGTCTACCTCCACGCTGAGGCTTCGCGATCGCCCTTCCGCCTCCTCGCCGGTGTGAGGGATCTCGGTCTCGAGCCTGCGATCGCGCTGAACCCGGTCACGAGCGTGGGCTCCGTGGAGCTCCTGCTCCCCGAAGTCTCCGCAGTCCTCGTGCTCCTCGTGGAGCCCGGCCTCGGTGGGCAGAAGATGTTGAGGAGCGCTCTGAGGAAGGTTTCTCAGCTGAGGGAGCTGAGGGAGAGGGAGGGGTACGGTTACTTGATCGCCGCTGACGGGGGCATTAAGGCTGAGAACGTCGGGGACGTCGTGAGGGCGGGGGCCGACATCGTGGTTGTGGGCTCCGCCATCTTCGCGAGCGGGGATCCGGAGGCGGCAGCGAGGGAGGTAAAGGCAAGGATGCTAGAGCACGTAGGCGGGGCCCCAGTGGATCTCGGCCGTGAACGCCCTCGCCCCCAGCCCCCTTAG